A genome region from Chloroflexota bacterium includes the following:
- a CDS encoding FAD-dependent oxidoreductase, whose protein sequence is MVGKKVVLVGADLAAIESAEFLAQRGREVAVIDAYEELAPEIGVKRRAEHIERMRNLGITMHTECDVTKITAEGVWFKPRHGDKEHMIKADTVILAGVIEPKAELYNACKELAAEVYTVGDVSGLGLIDKAIREANAVVYGLG, encoded by the coding sequence ATGGTTGGCAAGAAGGTGGTGCTGGTGGGCGCTGACCTCGCCGCGATAGAGTCGGCGGAGTTCCTGGCCCAGCGCGGCCGCGAGGTGGCGGTGATCGATGCTTACGAAGAACTGGCCCCCGAGATAGGCGTGAAACGCCGTGCTGAGCACATCGAGCGTATGCGCAATCTTGGTATCACCATGCACACTGAGTGTGACGTGACAAAGATAACCGCTGAAGGCGTCTGGTTCAAGCCGCGGCATGGTGACAAGGAACACATGATCAAGGCCGACACGGTCATCCTGGCCGGTGTGATCGAGCCCAAGGCCGAGCTCTACAATGCCTGCAAGGAGCTGGCGGCTGAGGTGTACACTGTGGGCGACGTTTCAGGGCTGGGACTGATCGACAAAGCCATTCGAGAGGCCAACGCCGTAGTCTATGGCTTGGGTTGA
- a CDS encoding NAD(P)-binding protein, translating into MPKLDKLMSPWKIGGLEIKNRIVMAPMTPVWANPDETPSDRQIAYWVERAKGGVGLITTEVNSIDPLHRYQPLSSGLHSDFQIEVHKRLTDAVHRHGVRIFPQISHPGPESLAPFFENMPAIGPSVNRSESTGQVCRELTDEELPDLIEMYGEAARRARDAGYDGVELHMAHNYMLLGSFLSPLRNRREDGQYVGHTVEGRVKLAVEVIKKIKERVGNDFPLTVRISGDECVGGSNGRDITDTQRIAPILEAAGVDCFHVSGGVITSLVDQIIAGANYEYGFNVPAAHAIKEVVKVPVMPVGCIHDPALAEGFLQRDWCDAIVMGRPLLADPELPRKGMEDRLEDVRRCVRCLTCVDSLMNLEDVHCAVNGRMGKEEVYPLEGKAVTPKRVMIAGAGPGGMEAARVAVLRGHDVTLYDKHHRLGGALVTACTVHPDNETFLEYLMTQMRKLPVKVKLGVGVTPELVKQEKPDVFIDATGGKVVAPKIEGDHLPNVITGAMLHKFAAARGCRQGPVAHETGNQAWRRPYAEADHAAAHPEGHQILDSNGWQEGGAGGR; encoded by the coding sequence ATGCCGAAGCTAGACAAACTGATGTCGCCCTGGAAGATTGGCGGTCTGGAGATCAAAAACCGGATAGTCATGGCGCCAATGACCCCTGTCTGGGCTAACCCGGACGAGACCCCCTCCGACCGCCAGATAGCCTATTGGGTCGAGCGTGCCAAAGGCGGGGTTGGCCTGATCACCACCGAGGTCAATTCGATAGACCCGCTGCACAGGTATCAGCCACTTTCTTCCGGCCTGCACAGCGACTTCCAGATCGAGGTGCACAAGCGCCTTACGGACGCGGTCCACAGGCACGGCGTCAGGATCTTTCCGCAGATCAGCCACCCCGGCCCCGAGTCCCTGGCCCCGTTCTTTGAGAACATGCCGGCCATCGGACCTTCCGTGAACCGCTCCGAGTCCACCGGGCAGGTCTGCCGCGAGCTGACGGACGAAGAGCTGCCTGACCTGATTGAGATGTACGGCGAGGCCGCCCGCAGGGCCCGCGATGCCGGCTACGATGGTGTAGAGCTTCACATGGCCCATAACTATATGCTGCTTGGATCGTTTCTCTCCCCGCTGCGCAACCGGCGCGAGGACGGCCAGTACGTAGGCCACACCGTCGAGGGCCGTGTCAAACTGGCAGTCGAGGTCATCAAGAAGATAAAGGAGAGAGTTGGCAACGACTTCCCGCTCACGGTGCGCATATCCGGTGACGAATGCGTGGGTGGCAGCAATGGCCGCGACATCACCGACACCCAGCGCATCGCCCCCATCCTGGAAGCGGCGGGCGTTGACTGCTTCCACGTCTCCGGCGGTGTCATCACATCGCTGGTCGACCAGATCATCGCCGGTGCCAACTACGAGTATGGCTTCAACGTACCGGCGGCGCATGCCATCAAAGAGGTGGTGAAGGTTCCTGTCATGCCGGTGGGCTGCATCCACGATCCGGCGCTGGCAGAGGGGTTCCTGCAAAGGGACTGGTGCGATGCCATCGTCATGGGCCGCCCCCTCCTCGCCGATCCCGAGTTGCCCAGGAAGGGCATGGAGGACAGGCTGGAGGATGTCCGCCGGTGTGTGCGGTGCCTGACATGCGTGGACTCTCTGATGAATCTCGAAGACGTCCACTGTGCCGTCAACGGCCGCATGGGGAAGGAGGAAGTGTATCCCCTCGAAGGCAAGGCCGTTACCCCGAAGAGGGTCATGATTGCCGGTGCTGGCCCTGGCGGCATGGAGGCAGCCCGGGTGGCAGTCCTGCGTGGTCACGATGTCACGCTGTATGACAAGCACCACCGCCTGGGAGGTGCCCTGGTGACCGCCTGCACCGTGCATCCGGACAATGAGACCTTTCTGGAGTACCTCATGACGCAGATGAGGAAGCTGCCGGTCAAAGTGAAGCTGGGCGTTGGGGTTACCCCCGAACTGGTCAAGCAGGAAAAGCCCGATGTGTTTATCGATGCTACTGGTGGCAAGGTGGTTGCGCCGAAGATCGAGGGCGACCACCTACCCAACGTAATCACTGGAGCCATGCTGCACAAGTTCGCCGCCGCCCGAGGGTGCCGACAAGGTCCCGTGGCCCATGAAACTGGGAATCAGGCTTGGCGGCGGCCTTATGCAGAGGCTGATCACGCCGCAGCGCATCCGGAAGGTCACCAGATTCTGGACTCCAATGGTTGGCAAGAAGGTGGTGCTGGTGGGCGCTGA